The proteins below come from a single Serratia fonticola genomic window:
- the paaA gene encoding 1,2-phenylacetyl-CoA epoxidase subunit PaaA, protein MTTDAQFQQHFDDKIAADISIEAKDWMPDAYRRNLIRQIGQHAHSEVVGMLPEANWLTRAPSLRRKAVLLAKVQDEAGHGLYLYSAAETLGCTRQDIYQKMLAGQMKYSSIFNYPTLNWADIGVIGWLVDGAAIVNQVALCRASYGPYARAMVKICKEESFHQRQGYEAVMVMAQGSEAQKAMLQDAINRFWWPALMMFGPNDSDSPHSAQSMAWKIKRHSNDELRQKFIDNTVPQLEALGMTAPDADLAWDEASGHYRFGEIDWAELHEVIQGRGQCNHERLQAKRKAWDEGRWVRDGAMAHASKRAANAA, encoded by the coding sequence ATGACAACTGACGCACAATTTCAGCAGCACTTTGACGACAAGATCGCCGCCGATATCTCCATCGAAGCCAAAGACTGGATGCCGGATGCCTATCGCCGCAATCTGATCCGGCAAATCGGCCAGCATGCGCATTCCGAAGTGGTCGGCATGTTGCCAGAAGCCAATTGGCTGACCCGCGCCCCTTCCCTGCGGCGCAAAGCGGTGTTACTGGCGAAAGTCCAGGATGAAGCCGGGCACGGCCTTTATCTGTACAGCGCGGCGGAAACCCTCGGCTGCACCCGCCAGGATATCTACCAAAAGATGCTCGCGGGTCAGATGAAGTACTCCTCCATCTTCAATTATCCAACGCTGAACTGGGCTGACATTGGTGTGATCGGCTGGCTGGTCGACGGTGCCGCCATCGTCAATCAGGTAGCCCTGTGTCGTGCCTCTTACGGCCCCTATGCCAGAGCGATGGTGAAAATCTGTAAAGAAGAGAGCTTCCACCAGCGTCAGGGCTATGAAGCCGTGATGGTGATGGCCCAGGGCAGCGAAGCGCAAAAGGCCATGTTGCAGGACGCCATCAACCGCTTTTGGTGGCCAGCGCTAATGATGTTTGGCCCCAACGATAGCGATTCCCCCCACAGCGCACAGAGCATGGCCTGGAAGATCAAACGCCATAGCAATGACGAGCTGCGGCAGAAGTTTATCGACAACACCGTACCGCAGTTGGAAGCCCTGGGTATGACTGCTCCCGATGCCGATTTGGCATGGGATGAGGCCAGCGGGCATTACCGCTTTGGCGAGATCGACTGGGCGGAGCTACACGAGGTGATCCAGGGGCGCGGGCAGTGCAACCACGAACGTCTGCAAGCCAAGCGTAAAGCCTGGGACGAAGGCCGTTGGGTACGGGATGGTGCCATGGCACATGCCAGCAAACGCGCGGCAAATGCAGCTTAA
- a CDS encoding 3-hydroxyacyl-CoA dehydrogenase, whose translation MNEKMAITSAPVAVIGAGTMGIGIAQVAAAAGHRVKLFDIALPAASRALEQLGQRLRKRVEAGKADAHSTETLLGHIQLASSLSDLADCSLVIEAVAEKLAIKQSLFRDLEAICSTDTLFASNTSSLSITAIASALQHPQRMAGLHFFNPAPLMKLVEIVGGLETSPETLSNLQALAQHWGKHSVVCRSTPGFIVNRVARPFYGEALRALEEQIADPATLDAVLRDAGGFAMGPLQLTDLIGQDVNYAVTESVYHAFYQDSRFTPSLVQQELVAAGHLGRKSGRGFYRYGSEQVAPSATFASAVTADMPHSVTLHGDWSAIGEFAQLLTGNAAAIKHPGQTSPFARIDEVTFMLTNGKTASQVAEEIGSPVVLFDLSVNYQHAPVIAISSAEQNTVPHTAKVIRLLQSLGKQVIHLPDYPGLLVMRTVAMLANEALDVVNKGVANAADTDDAMRFGVNYPQGPLAWGSKLGWQQILTTLENLQRYYAEPRYRPMPLLRRYAANYSGAKC comes from the coding sequence ATGAACGAGAAGATGGCGATAACTTCTGCGCCGGTCGCCGTAATTGGTGCCGGAACCATGGGGATTGGTATTGCCCAGGTGGCCGCTGCGGCAGGACACCGGGTCAAGCTGTTCGATATCGCCTTGCCCGCCGCCTCCCGTGCGCTGGAACAGCTCGGGCAACGCCTGCGCAAGCGGGTCGAGGCAGGTAAAGCCGATGCCCACAGCACCGAAACCCTGCTGGGTCATATTCAGTTGGCCAGTTCGTTGAGCGATCTGGCCGACTGCAGCCTGGTAATCGAAGCGGTGGCGGAAAAGCTGGCGATCAAACAGAGCCTGTTTCGCGATCTGGAGGCGATATGCTCTACCGATACGCTGTTTGCCAGCAATACCTCATCACTCTCTATTACCGCCATCGCCAGCGCGCTTCAACACCCGCAGCGCATGGCGGGCCTGCACTTCTTCAACCCGGCTCCGTTAATGAAACTGGTGGAGATCGTCGGTGGGCTGGAAACCAGCCCGGAAACGCTGAGCAACCTGCAAGCCTTGGCTCAACATTGGGGTAAGCACAGCGTCGTGTGCCGTTCTACGCCAGGCTTTATCGTCAACCGCGTAGCCCGGCCTTTCTACGGTGAAGCCCTTCGCGCGCTGGAAGAACAGATTGCCGATCCAGCCACCTTGGACGCCGTGCTACGTGATGCTGGCGGTTTCGCCATGGGACCACTGCAACTGACCGATCTGATCGGCCAAGACGTCAACTATGCCGTCACCGAGTCGGTCTATCACGCCTTCTATCAGGACAGCCGCTTTACTCCTTCGCTGGTACAGCAGGAGCTGGTGGCTGCCGGGCATTTGGGCCGCAAGAGTGGCCGGGGTTTTTACCGTTATGGCAGCGAACAGGTCGCGCCGTCGGCAACTTTTGCTTCGGCGGTAACGGCTGACATGCCTCATTCCGTCACGTTGCACGGCGACTGGTCGGCCATCGGTGAGTTTGCACAGTTGCTGACGGGAAATGCGGCGGCGATCAAACATCCTGGCCAGACCAGTCCGTTTGCCCGGATCGATGAAGTTACATTTATGTTAACAAATGGTAAAACAGCAAGCCAAGTCGCCGAAGAAATCGGATCGCCCGTGGTACTGTTCGACCTGTCCGTCAACTATCAGCACGCCCCCGTTATCGCCATCAGCAGCGCCGAGCAAAACACGGTGCCGCACACGGCCAAGGTCATCCGCCTGCTGCAATCGCTGGGTAAACAGGTGATCCATCTGCCGGACTACCCTGGCCTGCTGGTGATGCGCACCGTTGCCATGCTGGCTAATGAAGCCCTGGACGTGGTGAACAAAGGCGTGGCCAACGCTGCCGATACCGATGATGCCATGCGGTTTGGCGTCAACTACCCACAAGGTCCGCTGGCCTGGGGCAGCAAGCTCGGCTGGCAACAGATCCTCACCACGCTGGAAAACCTGCAACGTTATTACGCGGAACCCCGCTATCGCCCAATGCCGCTGCTGCGCCGTTATGCCGCCAATTATTCAGGAGCCAAATGCTGA
- the paaZ gene encoding phenylacetic acid degradation bifunctional protein PaaZ: MQQLTSYLSGAWVYGQGQSREIQHAVTGEPLYQVCSDGLPLAASLSYARKLGGTALAKMTFQQRAQMMKAVAKHLLANKEALYQISYQTGATRNDSWVDIEGGIATLFSYAGLAGRELPDDSLWPEDELIPLSKQSQFAARHVLTSRPGVALHINAFNFPCWGMLEKLAPTWLAGMPAIIKPATASAQLTQAMVKLIIDSGLVPEGALQLICGGVGDMFDHLDYQDAVTFTGSAQTGQKLRSHPRLLEKSIAFTMEADSLNCCVLGEDVTPEMPEFALFIKEVSREMTSKAGQKCTAIRRIIVPVARIAEVQQALLQRLAGVKIGDPQLEQVRMGALVNQEQRDDVQQKVEFLLRNGCEPLCGATLDKLEVVGDGAQSGAFYPITLLYCADPFRHQAVHGTEAFGPVATLMPYQTTEQAIELALLGQGSLAGSLVTADAELASQFIRATACAHGRMLVLDRHAATESTGHGSPLPLLVHGGPGRAGGGEELGGLRAVKHYMQRTAIQGSPSMLAAISREWVRGADVVEEQVHPFRKYFEQLQIGESLLTARRTITEADLVNFACLSGDHFYAHMDKIGAAESLFGERVAHGYFVVSAAAGLFVDPGVGPVIANYGMENLRFIEPVKIGDTIQVRLTCKKKIRKPQKTAEDRPHGVVVWDVQVLNQHQQAVALYSILTLVARQEGDFNTVH; this comes from the coding sequence ATGCAGCAGTTAACCAGTTACCTTTCTGGCGCTTGGGTGTACGGCCAGGGTCAATCCCGCGAGATCCAGCATGCCGTAACCGGCGAGCCTTTGTATCAGGTCTGCTCCGACGGGCTGCCGTTGGCCGCCAGCCTGAGCTATGCCCGCAAGCTGGGTGGCACGGCGCTGGCAAAGATGACGTTTCAGCAGCGCGCCCAGATGATGAAAGCGGTGGCTAAACACCTGCTGGCTAATAAAGAGGCGCTGTATCAGATCTCCTATCAAACCGGGGCCACACGCAATGACAGCTGGGTTGATATCGAAGGTGGTATCGCCACGCTGTTCTCCTATGCGGGATTGGCAGGGCGCGAACTGCCGGACGATTCGCTGTGGCCGGAAGATGAGCTGATCCCACTCTCCAAGCAGTCGCAGTTTGCTGCACGTCATGTGCTGACCTCTCGCCCAGGTGTCGCATTGCATATCAACGCCTTTAACTTCCCCTGCTGGGGTATGTTGGAGAAGCTGGCACCTACCTGGCTGGCGGGGATGCCGGCCATCATCAAACCTGCCACCGCTTCGGCACAGCTAACCCAGGCGATGGTGAAACTGATTATCGACAGCGGGCTGGTGCCTGAAGGGGCATTGCAACTGATCTGCGGCGGCGTGGGCGATATGTTCGATCACCTCGATTATCAGGATGCGGTCACCTTCACCGGCTCGGCGCAAACCGGGCAGAAGCTGCGTTCCCACCCGCGCCTGCTGGAGAAGTCCATCGCCTTTACCATGGAGGCCGACTCGTTAAACTGCTGCGTGCTAGGGGAGGACGTGACGCCAGAGATGCCGGAGTTTGCGCTGTTTATCAAAGAGGTCAGCCGCGAAATGACCAGCAAGGCAGGGCAAAAGTGTACCGCTATCCGGCGCATTATCGTTCCGGTGGCCCGCATTGCCGAGGTACAGCAAGCGCTGTTGCAGCGCTTGGCTGGTGTGAAAATTGGCGACCCACAGCTGGAGCAGGTGCGGATGGGGGCGTTGGTCAATCAGGAACAGCGCGACGACGTGCAGCAAAAGGTGGAATTCCTGCTGCGCAATGGCTGTGAACCACTCTGCGGCGCAACGCTGGATAAGTTAGAAGTGGTGGGCGATGGTGCGCAATCAGGCGCTTTTTATCCGATCACCCTACTGTATTGCGCCGATCCGTTCCGCCATCAGGCCGTACATGGCACCGAGGCGTTTGGCCCGGTGGCGACGCTGATGCCTTATCAAACGACTGAACAGGCCATTGAGTTGGCGCTGCTGGGGCAAGGTAGCCTGGCCGGATCGTTGGTGACGGCTGATGCGGAGTTGGCTTCACAGTTTATTCGAGCAACTGCCTGCGCCCATGGCCGCATGTTGGTGCTGGATCGCCACGCGGCGACGGAATCGACCGGCCACGGCTCACCATTGCCTTTGTTGGTGCATGGCGGGCCAGGGCGAGCCGGCGGTGGCGAAGAGCTTGGTGGGCTGCGGGCGGTAAAACACTATATGCAGCGCACGGCGATCCAGGGCAGTCCGTCGATGCTGGCGGCCATCAGTCGTGAATGGGTCCGGGGTGCCGACGTGGTGGAGGAGCAGGTACACCCGTTCCGCAAATACTTTGAGCAGTTGCAGATTGGCGAAAGCTTGCTGACTGCCCGCCGTACCATTACCGAAGCCGACCTCGTCAACTTTGCCTGCCTGAGCGGCGACCATTTCTACGCGCATATGGACAAGATCGGTGCGGCGGAATCACTGTTTGGTGAGCGAGTGGCCCACGGTTACTTTGTGGTTTCTGCCGCTGCTGGCCTGTTTGTCGATCCGGGCGTCGGGCCGGTGATTGCCAACTATGGCATGGAAAACCTGCGTTTTATCGAGCCGGTGAAGATTGGCGACACCATTCAGGTGCGATTGACCTGTAAAAAGAAAATCCGCAAGCCGCAGAAAACCGCCGAGGATCGCCCACATGGTGTGGTGGTCTGGGATGTGCAGGTGCTCAACCAGCATCAGCAAGCCGTAGCGCTGTATAGCATCCTGACGCTGGTGGCGCGTCAGGAGGGGGATTTCAACACGGTGCACTAA
- the paaE gene encoding 1,2-phenylacetyl-CoA epoxidase subunit PaaE has protein sequence MTVFHRLNVAAIERETPDAVAITLRVPDELKSHYGYTPGQHLTLKARVNGEELRRCYSICSAPQDGVLQIGIKAIHQGRFSSFINQNLQVGDELEVMLPQGRFGYQPQAQTQGNYLAIAAGSGITPMLSIIKATLQLEPNSQFTLIYGNRTSRSVMFKEALSDLKNRYPQRFQPLYLFSQENLDSPLLSGRIDRDHLTALGNTLVDFNEFDHAFICGPESMMDDAHTVLELAGMPAERIHSERFNTSGIVARPANAASRNATQVEIRLDGRSLKIDVGSEDDSILDAALRQGADLPYACKGGVCATCKCKLKAGEVDMAINYSLEPDQLAAGYVLSCQSWPRGEGVVLDFDV, from the coding sequence ATGACGGTCTTTCATCGCCTGAATGTCGCAGCCATCGAGCGCGAAACCCCGGACGCCGTAGCCATCACGCTGCGCGTCCCGGACGAACTGAAATCCCATTACGGCTATACCCCCGGCCAACATCTGACGCTCAAAGCCCGGGTCAACGGTGAAGAACTGCGCCGCTGCTATTCCATCTGTAGTGCACCGCAAGACGGCGTATTGCAAATCGGCATCAAGGCGATCCATCAGGGGCGCTTCTCTTCGTTTATCAACCAAAACTTGCAGGTGGGCGACGAGTTGGAAGTGATGCTGCCGCAGGGCCGTTTTGGTTACCAGCCGCAGGCACAAACCCAGGGCAACTATCTGGCGATAGCCGCCGGTTCTGGCATCACACCGATGCTGTCGATCATCAAGGCGACGTTGCAATTGGAACCCAACAGCCAGTTCACGCTGATCTACGGCAACCGCACCAGCCGCTCGGTGATGTTTAAAGAAGCCCTCTCGGATCTGAAAAACCGTTATCCACAGCGCTTCCAGCCGCTGTATCTCTTCAGCCAGGAAAATCTCGACAGCCCGCTGCTCAGTGGCCGCATCGACCGTGACCACCTGACCGCGCTGGGTAACACGCTGGTGGACTTCAACGAGTTCGACCACGCCTTTATCTGCGGCCCGGAATCGATGATGGACGACGCGCACACCGTGCTGGAGCTGGCCGGTATGCCTGCCGAACGTATTCATAGCGAGCGTTTCAACACCAGCGGCATCGTCGCCCGGCCTGCCAATGCAGCTAGCCGCAACGCTACCCAGGTAGAGATCCGGCTCGACGGCCGCAGCCTCAAAATCGACGTCGGCAGCGAGGATGACAGCATTCTGGATGCCGCATTGCGCCAAGGAGCCGATCTGCCCTACGCCTGCAAAGGCGGCGTCTGCGCTACCTGCAAATGCAAACTGAAGGCCGGTGAGGTGGATATGGCGATCAACTACAGCCTGGAGCCGGATCAACTGGCGGCAGGCTATGTCTTGAGCTGCCAGTCCTGGCCACGCGGTGAAGGCGTGGTGCTGGACTTTGACGTTTAG
- the paaG gene encoding 2-(1,2-epoxy-1,2-dihydrophenyl)acetyl-CoA isomerase PaaG, giving the protein MENALILSHIDAGVLTITLNRPDRLNSFNDEMHHQLSEALTVAERDDSVRCVLITGAGRGFCAGQDLNDRNVSVDQAPPDLGLSVERFYNPLIRRLSALPKPIVCAVNGVAAGAGAALAMACDIVVAADNASFIQSFCKLGLVPDSGGSWYLPRLAGHARAMGMVLLGDKISAQQALEWGMIWQVVAAAELADHTQSMAKQLATQPTYGLGLIKKAMYSSASNTLDQQLDLERDLQRLGGRSADYREGVSAFFAKRPPNFSGKQS; this is encoded by the coding sequence ATGGAAAACGCATTAATTCTTAGCCACATCGACGCCGGGGTGTTGACCATTACTCTGAACCGCCCCGACCGGCTCAACAGCTTTAACGATGAAATGCACCACCAGCTCAGCGAGGCGCTAACCGTAGCCGAGCGCGATGACAGCGTGCGTTGCGTGCTGATCACCGGTGCCGGGCGCGGCTTCTGCGCCGGGCAGGATCTGAACGATCGTAACGTCAGTGTGGATCAGGCCCCTCCGGATCTTGGGCTGTCCGTAGAACGTTTTTACAACCCGCTGATCCGCCGCCTGAGTGCCCTACCCAAGCCGATCGTCTGCGCGGTTAACGGCGTTGCTGCCGGAGCGGGTGCCGCGCTGGCAATGGCCTGCGACATCGTGGTGGCCGCCGACAACGCCAGCTTCATCCAATCTTTCTGCAAACTGGGCCTGGTGCCAGACTCCGGCGGCAGTTGGTATCTGCCACGCCTGGCCGGGCATGCGCGAGCCATGGGTATGGTGCTGCTGGGGGACAAAATCAGCGCTCAGCAGGCGCTGGAGTGGGGAATGATCTGGCAGGTCGTGGCTGCCGCCGAGCTGGCCGACCACACCCAAAGCATGGCCAAACAGCTTGCTACCCAACCTACTTACGGCCTGGGGCTGATTAAAAAGGCCATGTACAGCTCGGCCAGCAATACGCTCGACCAACAGCTCGATTTAGAGCGCGATTTACAACGCCTGGGTGGCCGTAGTGCCGACTATCGCGAGGGCGTCAGCGCCTTCTTCGCCAAACGCCCACCGAACTTCAGCGGGAAGCAGTCATGA
- the paaD gene encoding 1,2-phenylacetyl-CoA epoxidase subunit PaaD gives MNITRLQPAEIPQIWHCLQQISDPELPVLSITDLGMVRDVERDGAGWHITFTPTYSGCPATEYLLNAIEQTLNEAGFSPVKITISLSPAWTTDWMNADARHRLREYGVAPPQGQTCEKPLANGPVQCPRCGSEHTEKISEFGSTACKALYRCCECREPFDYFKCI, from the coding sequence ATGAATATCACCCGACTGCAACCGGCCGAGATCCCGCAGATCTGGCACTGCTTACAGCAGATCAGCGATCCCGAACTGCCGGTACTGTCCATTACCGATTTGGGCATGGTACGTGACGTGGAGCGCGACGGTGCAGGCTGGCACATCACCTTTACCCCAACCTATTCCGGCTGCCCGGCGACCGAGTATCTGCTCAACGCCATTGAACAGACGCTGAACGAAGCGGGTTTCAGCCCGGTGAAGATCACCATCAGCCTCAGCCCGGCCTGGACCACCGACTGGATGAATGCGGATGCCCGCCATCGCCTGCGTGAATACGGCGTGGCACCACCACAGGGGCAAACCTGTGAGAAGCCTTTAGCCAACGGCCCGGTGCAGTGCCCCCGTTGCGGCAGCGAGCACACGGAAAAGATCAGCGAGTTCGGTTCCACCGCCTGCAAAGCGCTTTACCGCTGCTGCGAATGCCGGGAACCGTTCGACTATTTCAAATGTATTTAG
- the paaB gene encoding 1,2-phenylacetyl-CoA epoxidase subunit PaaB — translation MTHAEWPLYEVFIRSKQGLAHRHVGSLHAADDQMALENARDAYTRRSEGCSIWVVQSCHLIASQAEDRAAFFDPSDDKIYRHPTFYTIPDGIKNM, via the coding sequence ATGACTCACGCCGAATGGCCGTTGTATGAAGTGTTTATCCGCAGCAAGCAGGGTTTGGCCCATCGCCACGTGGGCAGCCTGCATGCAGCAGACGATCAGATGGCGCTGGAAAACGCCCGCGATGCCTACACCCGCCGCAGTGAGGGCTGTTCGATCTGGGTAGTGCAATCCTGCCACCTGATCGCCTCTCAAGCGGAGGATCGGGCGGCATTCTTCGATCCTTCCGACGACAAAATCTACCGTCATCCCACGTTCTACACCATCCCCGACGGCATCAAGAACATGTAG
- the paaF gene encoding 2,3-dehydroadipyl-CoA hydratase PaaF produces METPWILREQQQRVVTLTLHRPDARNALSTACLFQLVYQLEQADSDADVGAVVIAGAARFFAAGADLRELQQQDVAATQLDHRPLLWQRLAQFSKPLLAAVNGYALGAGCELALACDITICGESARFGLPEITLGLIPGAGGTQRLIRSVGKSRAYQMVLTGEAIDARCALQAGLVSEVCVDALTLERTQQLAQRISQQAPLALRAAKQALKQAQETGLSQGLQMERQQFVTLAATEDRREGIAAFFEKRTPNYQGR; encoded by the coding sequence ATGGAAACCCCTTGGATCCTGCGCGAACAGCAGCAACGCGTGGTCACACTGACGCTGCACCGCCCCGATGCCCGCAATGCGTTGAGCACTGCCTGCCTGTTCCAGTTGGTCTATCAACTGGAACAGGCCGATAGCGATGCCGACGTCGGTGCCGTGGTGATCGCCGGTGCCGCCCGGTTCTTCGCTGCCGGTGCCGATCTGCGCGAATTACAGCAGCAGGATGTCGCCGCTACCCAACTCGATCACCGCCCTTTGCTATGGCAGCGTTTGGCCCAGTTCAGCAAACCCTTGCTGGCGGCAGTGAACGGTTACGCGCTCGGTGCTGGCTGTGAGCTGGCTCTGGCCTGCGACATTACGATTTGCGGCGAAAGCGCCCGCTTCGGCCTGCCGGAAATCACTTTAGGCCTAATACCCGGAGCCGGTGGTACTCAACGCCTGATCCGCAGCGTGGGTAAGTCCCGCGCCTATCAAATGGTGCTGACCGGTGAAGCCATCGACGCCCGCTGCGCACTGCAAGCCGGGCTGGTGAGCGAGGTTTGTGTCGACGCATTAACGCTGGAGCGTACTCAACAACTGGCCCAACGCATCAGCCAACAGGCACCGCTGGCACTGCGCGCGGCCAAACAGGCGCTAAAACAGGCGCAGGAAACCGGCCTCAGCCAGGGCTTGCAGATGGAACGTCAGCAGTTTGTCACCCTGGCCGCTACCGAAGATCGCCGGGAAGGCATTGCCGCCTTCTTCGAAAAACGTACACCGAACTATCAAGGGCGCTGA
- the paaC gene encoding 1,2-phenylacetyl-CoA epoxidase subunit PaaC, with the protein MTTSNAATINYALRLGDTPLILAQRLCAWCGHAPELEIDLALANIGLDLLGQARNFLAYAAELSGPQHSEDSLAFGRDEREFHNLLLAEQPNGGFNDTLVRQFLLDTYHVLLHRELSRSKDGQLAAIAAKSLKEADYHLRFSHGWMIRLGDGSEISHQKIQQSLNDLWRFTAELFHADEIELQLAELGIAVDPRQLQAPWQAMVNDTLQQATLALPTEQAFRHGGKQGRHTEHLGPMLAEMQFLPRAYPNCSW; encoded by the coding sequence ATGACGACGAGTAACGCAGCAACAATCAACTATGCCCTGCGCTTGGGCGATACACCGCTCATTCTGGCACAGCGCCTGTGCGCTTGGTGTGGCCATGCTCCTGAGCTGGAGATCGACCTGGCACTGGCCAATATTGGCCTCGATCTGCTGGGCCAGGCGCGTAATTTCCTGGCCTATGCCGCCGAGCTTTCCGGCCCGCAGCACAGCGAAGACAGCCTGGCCTTTGGCCGCGACGAACGTGAATTCCACAACCTGCTGTTGGCAGAACAGCCCAACGGCGGCTTTAACGACACGCTGGTGCGCCAGTTCCTGCTCGATACCTACCACGTGCTGCTGCACCGGGAATTGAGCCGCAGCAAAGACGGCCAACTGGCCGCCATCGCCGCCAAATCGCTGAAGGAAGCGGATTATCACCTGCGCTTCAGCCACGGCTGGATGATCCGCCTGGGTGACGGCAGTGAAATCAGCCACCAGAAGATACAGCAGTCATTAAACGACCTGTGGCGCTTCACCGCCGAGCTGTTCCACGCCGATGAAATTGAACTGCAGCTGGCCGAACTGGGTATTGCCGTCGATCCGCGCCAATTGCAGGCACCGTGGCAGGCTATGGTTAACGACACGCTGCAACAGGCCACGCTCGCGCTGCCCACCGAGCAGGCATTTCGCCACGGCGGTAAGCAAGGGCGGCACACTGAACACCTCGGCCCGATGCTGGCAGAGATGCAGTTTCTGCCACGCGCTTACCCGAACTGTAGCTGGTAG
- a CDS encoding sensor domain-containing diguanylate cyclase — protein MLAPQLPPQKQPLPGKKKNSPLLYQAGVFVIIVVFTLIMFNAWQIWNSHQRNLQIAANDSANLARSLAQHAEDTFAQVDNNLVDLSERIETDGLGQPQRLRLQKVMQTQASNFPQLHGSFVYDAQGNWLLTSNGKPLSHTNNADRAYFKYHVTHNNNTVYIGEVIRSRSTGDLIIPVSRRLNHADGSFAGVVIATLYVDYFRQFYNTFALNNDASLSLVLADGSILYRRPYNEDAIGKNISHSLLFREVLPHSPFGNVTMVSQFDNVERVYGYSQVERYPLVITAGLSKKDVLADWRNDASLFALGGGVLLSILLALGLVLIRQINQSVQTEVELVRTRDQLTLMNHTLEELALLDGLTGLANRRQFDIALKNEMTRAARNDRSVALLMLDIDYFKQFNDIYGHVAGDQCLQQLGRMLQSMVNRPGDLMARYGGEELAIILPDTDLQGAIAFAERVLEGIRQLKIAHAGSPLGIITASIGASAKVPHPYNDTPLSLVSVADNALYTAKKGGKNRVCSL, from the coding sequence ATGTTAGCGCCGCAGCTCCCGCCCCAAAAACAGCCATTACCCGGGAAAAAGAAAAACTCGCCGTTACTCTATCAGGCAGGCGTGTTTGTGATTATCGTCGTGTTCACCCTGATCATGTTCAATGCCTGGCAAATCTGGAACTCTCATCAACGTAACCTGCAAATTGCCGCAAATGATTCAGCGAATCTGGCCCGCTCGCTGGCACAGCATGCCGAGGATACCTTTGCGCAGGTAGACAATAACCTGGTCGATCTCAGCGAACGTATTGAAACCGATGGCCTAGGCCAACCCCAGCGTTTACGCCTGCAAAAAGTCATGCAGACGCAGGCCAGCAACTTCCCGCAACTGCACGGCAGTTTTGTCTATGATGCCCAAGGCAACTGGCTCCTGACGTCCAACGGTAAACCCCTCAGCCATACCAATAATGCTGACCGGGCGTACTTTAAATACCACGTCACTCATAACAATAATACGGTCTATATCGGCGAGGTGATCCGTAGCCGCTCAACCGGCGATCTGATTATCCCGGTATCACGCCGCCTGAACCATGCGGATGGCAGCTTTGCCGGCGTGGTGATTGCAACGCTGTATGTCGATTATTTCCGCCAGTTTTACAACACCTTTGCCCTTAACAACGACGCCTCCCTCAGTCTGGTGCTGGCCGACGGCTCCATTTTGTACCGCCGCCCATACAATGAGGATGCCATCGGGAAAAACATCTCCCACAGCCTTTTATTCCGCGAAGTTCTGCCGCACTCACCCTTTGGCAACGTCACCATGGTCTCACAGTTCGATAATGTAGAACGGGTTTATGGTTATTCGCAGGTGGAACGTTATCCGCTAGTGATCACTGCTGGGCTGTCGAAAAAAGACGTGCTGGCCGACTGGCGTAACGATGCGTCACTTTTTGCACTCGGTGGAGGAGTCCTGCTGTCCATACTGCTGGCCCTGGGGTTGGTACTGATACGTCAGATTAATCAAAGCGTACAGACCGAAGTCGAGCTGGTGCGCACCCGTGATCAACTGACGCTGATGAACCACACGCTGGAAGAACTGGCCTTGCTGGATGGCTTGACCGGCCTGGCCAACCGCCGCCAGTTTGATATCGCACTGAAAAACGAAATGACTCGGGCGGCGCGCAACGATCGCAGCGTAGCCCTGTTGATGCTGGATATTGATTATTTTAAACAGTTTAACGATATCTACGGCCACGTGGCTGGGGATCAGTGTTTGCAACAGTTGGGCCGCATGCTGCAAAGCATGGTCAACCGCCCTGGCGATCTGATGGCACGTTACGGCGGTGAAGAACTGGCAATTATTCTGCCGGATACCGATCTTCAAGGCGCAATCGCCTTTGCCGAACGGGTTCTAGAGGGCATCCGGCAGTTGAAGATCGCCCACGCAGGCAGTCCGCTGGGGATTATCACCGCCAGCATAGGTGCCAGTGCTAAAGTCCCGCACCCGTATAACGATACGCCGCTGAGCCTGGTCAGCGTGGCGGATAACGCCCTGTATACGGCGAAAAAAGGCGGTAAGAACCGGGTTTGCAGCCTCTAG